The window GAATTTGATATTGTTCACCAATGGCGGATAAAACTAAGATCGATTACACACATCCTTTGTTCCTACAACCCTCCGAAACTCCAGGATTGGTGTTGATTCCAATCTAGCTCACAGGTTCTGAGAATTAAGGCTTGTGGAGTAGATCCATGCGGCTTGCATTTTAGGCAAAGAGCAAATTAGGGTTCATCAATGGAACATGCATTAAGGCATCATTTGAAGATGATCTCCATGAGGAATGAAAGACATGCAATGCAATAGTGCATTTATGGATTATGAAATCTGTCTCGAAAGATCTATTGAGTGGAATCATTTATGCATCAAATGCACATGCTGTGTGGGAGGATCTTAAGGAACGTTTTGATAAGGTGAATCGAGTGAGAACTTTTCAGTTACACAGAGGGATCTCGAGACTGTCACATGGATCTGACTCTGTAGCTGTGTACTTCACAAAATTGAAGGAGCTATGGGCAGAGTATAATGTGTTGGTACCATCCCCAAACTGTGGATGTGTGAAATCGAAGGAGTATGTAGTGCACTTACATCAACAGAGGTTGATGCAGTTTTTGGATGGCTTGAATGATACATATGATCAAGCTAGGAGGTAGATTTTAATGAAAACAACTAAGCCAACTCTTAATCAAGCATATGCTATGATCACAAGATGAAAGTCAGCAGTCTATGGGTGGTAGTGCAATGGCAGAAAAGGTGGATCTTATGGCAATGCAAGCAGGAAGAGGCCAAGAATTCCAAGGAAAGAAACAATTCCTAGAGTGTGAACATTGCCATATGAAAGGCCACACTAAGGAAAATTTGTGAAGACTCGATAAGTCATTTAGAGTTTTAACCCTTAGTTTTATATTTCAAAACCTCAAATAGCTCCTTTTAGCctttctcaatttgcgtgcgcagtacgTGTCTTCTTCTGGaaggttttatgtgaaaaaactGATTAAAGTGTGAAATCATGACTTAAAAGTTacttgagttgacttcggtcaatgttttgagcaaacggatccagATCCATATTTTAGTagtcccgatgggtccgtatcgtgatttgggacttggacgtatacccgaaatcaaattcggaggtccctagcttgatttATAGTAATTTGTTGAATATttgaaatttaaaggtttaaagaatttataaattctaccgaagtttgactttattgctaccgggtCCGGATTTTGGTTCAGTTCATTACtgtgtttatgatttttctgtaaaatttggtgcaaaacggagacatgattcggacgtctagttgttaaaatgaaaattcttaagttttattGAAAAATT is drawn from Nicotiana tabacum cultivar K326 chromosome 22, ASM71507v2, whole genome shotgun sequence and contains these coding sequences:
- the LOC142175804 gene encoding uncharacterized protein LOC142175804; amino-acid sequence: MKSVSKDLLSGIIYASNAHAVWEDLKERFDKVNRVRTFQLHRGISRLSHGSDSVAVYFTKLKELWAEYNVLVPSPNCGCVKSKEYVVHLHQQRLMQFLDGLNDTYDQARRKGGSYGNASRKRPRIPRKETIPRV